A section of the Bryobacteraceae bacterium genome encodes:
- a CDS encoding NADH-dependent dehydrogenase: protein MLAWTAAAAARVAGANERVRLGVIGCGARGRYVTRWMREAGAEVVAAADVYLPNAERLRRESGGATAVFQDFRRLLERTDIDAVLVATPDHWHAGAAVAGCAAGKHVYVEKPLAYSIREGRAIVQAARRWRRIVQPGTQHRSAAHFQQCAAMVREGRIGSVHFVRAWNCVNMTPHGIGPAEPDEPPAGLDWDMYCGPAPLAPFDRKRFLGTYRWFWDYSGGYITDFGTHRFDTVHQVMGVDAPFTVTACGGRYVLQQGMDAGQMPDVLVVTYEYPGFVLQYECLLVNGLGLGLRSPDMRYYNARGPFDRPNGMAFYGTEGTLLADRVGFEIIPELQPLINAAEIAAPRFRTEARHAGARDATPEHARAFLDAVRGLRPPPVDAEAGQRATTVAHLGNISLRTGLKLRWDARREDFENQPEASRWLARTPRTGWEWATGEAAFR from the coding sequence ATGCTCGCCTGGACGGCCGCCGCAGCCGCCCGTGTGGCCGGAGCCAACGAACGCGTTCGGCTGGGCGTCATTGGGTGCGGCGCCCGTGGCCGCTATGTGACCCGCTGGATGCGCGAGGCCGGCGCGGAAGTCGTGGCCGCCGCCGACGTGTACCTGCCCAACGCGGAGCGGCTCCGCCGGGAAAGTGGCGGGGCTACCGCCGTCTTCCAGGACTTCCGTCGGCTGCTTGAGCGCACGGACATTGACGCGGTCCTTGTTGCGACGCCCGACCACTGGCATGCCGGCGCAGCCGTGGCGGGCTGCGCGGCAGGAAAACATGTGTATGTCGAAAAGCCGTTGGCGTACTCGATCCGTGAGGGCCGCGCGATCGTGCAGGCCGCCAGGCGCTGGAGGCGCATCGTCCAACCCGGCACCCAACACCGTTCGGCCGCGCATTTTCAACAGTGCGCGGCGATGGTGCGGGAAGGCCGGATCGGCAGCGTTCACTTCGTGCGCGCCTGGAACTGCGTCAACATGACTCCGCACGGCATCGGCCCGGCCGAGCCCGACGAACCGCCGGCCGGGCTGGACTGGGACATGTACTGCGGACCCGCGCCGCTGGCGCCTTTCGACCGGAAGCGCTTCCTCGGCACCTACCGCTGGTTCTGGGACTACTCCGGCGGCTACATCACGGATTTCGGCACACACCGCTTCGACACCGTGCACCAGGTCATGGGTGTCGACGCTCCTTTCACGGTCACGGCATGCGGCGGCCGGTACGTCCTTCAGCAAGGGATGGATGCCGGCCAGATGCCCGATGTGCTCGTGGTGACGTATGAATATCCCGGCTTCGTCCTCCAATACGAATGTCTTCTGGTCAACGGGCTGGGATTGGGACTGCGCTCGCCGGACATGCGTTATTACAACGCACGAGGGCCATTTGACCGCCCCAACGGCATGGCCTTCTACGGTACCGAGGGTACGCTGCTGGCCGACCGGGTGGGCTTTGAGATCATCCCGGAGCTCCAGCCGCTGATCAACGCGGCTGAAATTGCAGCGCCGCGCTTCCGAACGGAAGCCCGGCACGCCGGCGCCCGTGATGCCACGCCCGAGCACGCGCGCGCGTTTCTCGATGCAGTGCGCGGCCTGCGGCCCCCTCCTGTGGATGCTGAGGCCGGGCAGCGTGCGACGACTGTGGCTCACCTTGGCAACATCAGCCTGCGCACCGGCCTCAAGCTGCGCTGGGACGCGCGCCGCGAGGATTTCGAAAATCAGCCGGAGGCCTCCCGGTGGCTCGCGCGCACGCCGAGAACCGGCTGGGAATGGGCGACAGGCGAAGCCGCCTTCCGCTAA
- a CDS encoding NUDIX hydrolase, with amino-acid sequence MRTREDLLAALRAHRPWNDREAAMLARIVAFVEAHEDCFERTLAEGHVTGSAWVVNPERTHALLVHHRRLNRWLQPGGHCDGDPDVAATALREVLEETGIRARLVSTAVFDVDAHHIPARGAEPAHVHYDIRYLAEAPLGCRPVVSPESRDVRWIRLDEVAQWDTDDSVLRLVEKTGALSR; translated from the coding sequence GTGAGGACCCGCGAGGATCTGCTGGCCGCGCTGCGGGCGCACAGGCCGTGGAACGACCGTGAAGCGGCGATGCTGGCGCGTATTGTCGCCTTTGTCGAAGCCCATGAGGATTGCTTCGAGCGTACGCTGGCTGAAGGTCACGTCACCGGCTCGGCGTGGGTGGTGAACCCGGAGCGCACGCATGCGCTGCTCGTGCATCACCGCCGTCTGAATCGCTGGCTCCAGCCCGGCGGACACTGTGACGGAGACCCGGACGTCGCCGCCACCGCACTGCGCGAAGTGCTGGAAGAAACGGGGATCCGCGCCCGGCTCGTCTCGACGGCCGTTTTTGATGTCGATGCGCACCACATTCCCGCGCGCGGCGCCGAGCCTGCGCATGTTCACTACGACATCCGCTACCTGGCCGAAGCGCCGCTCGGGTGCCGGCCCGTCGTCAGTCCGGAGTCGCGTGACGTGCGCTGGATCCGGCTGGATGAGGTCGCTCAGTGGGACACCGACGACTCCGTGCTGCGGCTGGTGGAAAAGACCGGAGCGTTGAGCCGTTGA
- a CDS encoding oxidoreductase, with protein MHDIHFEGATRRSFLASSAAWLPASLSVHVRGSGVIRVGVIGCGGRGEAAAMNAMRAGKDVRVVALADILRDRCEEKRTSLKLRFPDQVDVPDDRLFTGFQAYRQVIEASDVVIIANAAKFHPLHLRAAIEAGRHVFVEKPHAIDPAGVKAVEEACELARKKGLCVVSGLQSRYHPGYIETIEKVHAGMIGEIVAIQETWLRPPYVVRQRRPKQKELEFQTSNQYHFHWLSGDDVPQTLIHNLDRASWVLGNVAPLRCWGMGGRSTLRGEEFGSVFDHHAVVYEFPDGVRVYAYCRTIDNCYNENSSLILGAKGRCDLLNLRITGETNWSSAQPPSKNNAYDLEHAALFQAIRAGKPLNNGDYMVRSTLIAVMGQLACYTGQELAWERVRNSNFYYPPRPEDVHENTEPPVWPQADGSYPVFTPGVTRLL; from the coding sequence ATGCACGACATCCATTTCGAAGGCGCCACGCGGCGCTCATTTCTTGCTTCTTCGGCCGCCTGGCTTCCGGCCAGCCTCAGCGTGCATGTCCGGGGAAGCGGAGTGATCCGCGTGGGCGTGATCGGCTGTGGCGGGCGCGGCGAGGCGGCGGCGATGAATGCCATGCGCGCCGGCAAGGACGTCCGTGTCGTCGCCCTGGCCGACATCCTGCGCGACCGCTGTGAGGAGAAGCGAACGTCGCTGAAGCTCAGATTCCCGGATCAGGTGGATGTGCCTGACGACCGTCTCTTCACCGGCTTCCAGGCATACCGGCAGGTGATCGAGGCCAGCGACGTTGTCATCATCGCCAATGCGGCGAAGTTTCATCCACTGCATCTGAGAGCCGCGATTGAGGCGGGCAGACACGTCTTCGTCGAAAAGCCGCACGCCATTGATCCCGCCGGCGTAAAGGCCGTCGAAGAGGCCTGCGAGCTCGCCCGGAAGAAAGGTCTCTGCGTGGTGAGCGGGCTTCAGTCGCGGTATCACCCCGGTTATATCGAGACCATCGAAAAAGTGCACGCCGGAATGATCGGCGAAATCGTCGCCATTCAGGAAACCTGGCTGCGGCCGCCCTATGTCGTCCGGCAGCGCCGGCCGAAGCAGAAAGAACTGGAATTTCAAACCTCAAATCAGTATCATTTTCACTGGCTTTCCGGCGACGATGTGCCCCAGACTCTGATCCATAATCTGGACCGCGCCTCCTGGGTCCTGGGAAATGTCGCGCCGCTGCGGTGCTGGGGCATGGGCGGACGATCCACTCTCAGAGGAGAAGAATTCGGGTCTGTTTTCGACCATCACGCCGTTGTATATGAGTTTCCTGATGGCGTCCGTGTCTATGCATATTGCCGAACCATTGACAACTGCTACAACGAAAATTCCTCGCTGATTCTCGGAGCCAAAGGCCGCTGCGACCTGCTGAACCTGCGCATCACCGGCGAGACGAACTGGTCCAGCGCCCAGCCCCCGTCGAAAAACAACGCCTACGATCTGGAGCACGCGGCCCTGTTCCAGGCCATTCGCGCGGGAAAGCCGCTCAACAATGGCGACTACATGGTCCGGTCGACGCTGATCGCCGTGATGGGCCAACTGGCCTGCTACACAGGACAGGAGCTCGCCTGGGAGCGTGTGCGGAATTCGAATTTCTACTACCCGCCACGGCCGGAAGATGTGCACGAGAACACCGAACCGCCAGTCTGGCCCCAGGCTGACGGCAGCTATCCCGTGTTCACGCCCGGCGTGACGCGGCTGCTCTGA